From the Lathyrus oleraceus cultivar Zhongwan6 chromosome 4, CAAS_Psat_ZW6_1.0, whole genome shotgun sequence genome, one window contains:
- the LOC127075680 gene encoding transcription factor TGA2.2: MGSRIRVSFEDEKGAETGMPSFNSDDACYTEGNSVDGFHVSDFGTFGQPYRLEDAVALSGNSNSIFNSLKVSGQTISPGPVHFSTLGKFPTSLDKSPLENQTEPPRLQLTKLQSSNPSSSTILSVHIENQEEFAMADASPRTDISTDVDTDDKNQRFDTNQSLAAVGSDSSDRSKDKSDQKTLRRLAQNREAARKSRLRKKAYVQQLESSRLKLTQLEQELQRARQQGVFISSSGEQTHSLSGNGAMQFDAEYARWLEEHNRQVNELRAAVNSHASDTELRMIVDGILAHYDEIFRLKGVAAKADVFHLLSGMWKTPAERCFLWLGGFRSSELLKLLVSQLEPLTEQQLMGITNLQQSSQQAEDALSQGMEALQQSLAETLSTGAPSSSGSSGNVANYMGQMAMAMGKLGTLEGFIRQADNLRQQTLQQMHRILTTRQSARALLAIHDYFSRLRALSSLWLARPRD; this comes from the exons ATGGGAAGTAGAATCAGGGTTAGTTTTGAAGATGAGAAGGGAGCAGAAACAGGGATGCCGAGCTTCAATTCCGACGATGCATG CTATACAGAAGGGAACTCAGTTGATGGTTTTCATGTTTCTGACTTCGGAACATTTGGTCAGCCGTATCGCCTAGAGGATGCCGTTGCTCTGAGTGGAA attcaaactcgatttttAACTCACTAAAAGTAAGTGGCCAAACAATTTCTCCTGGCCCTGTTCACTTCAGTACTCTTGGAAAG TTTCCAACTTCACTTGATAAAAGCCCCTTGGAGAATCAAACGGAGCCACCTAGGTTGCAATTAACAAAGCTTCAATCATCAAACCCTAGCAGCAGTACGATATTAAGTGTTCATATAGAAAACCAGGAAGAGTTTGCCATGGCCGATGCCAGTCCTAGGACTGATATTTCTACTGATGTTGACACCGATGACAAGAATCAACGG TTTGATACAAATCAATCCCTTGCTGCTGTGGGTTCCGACTCCAGTGACAGATCAAAGGATAAGTCAGATCAAAAG ACTCTTCGCAGGCTCGCTCAAAATCGTGAGGCAGCAAGAAAAAGCCGGTTGAGAAAAAAA GCCTATGTCCAACAGTTGGAAAGTAGTCGTTTGAAGCTGACTCAACTAGAGCAAGAGCTTCAGCGAGCCAGACAACAG GGAGTCTTCATATCAAGCTCGGGTGAACAAACACATTCGCTAAGCGGAAATG GGGCAATGCAATTTGATGCAGAATATGCAAGGTGGCTAGAAGAACATAATCGGCAAGTCAATGAGCTAAGAGCAGCTGTAAATTCTCATGCAAGTGATACCGAACTTCGCATGATTGTTGATGGTATATTGGCACATTATGATGAGATTTTTAGACTAAAAGGTGTTGCAGCTAAGGCTGATGTTTTCCATCTGTTGTCTGGCATGTGGAAAACACCTGCTGAGAGGTGTTTTTTATGGCTTGGTGGTTTTCGTTCGTCCGAACTTCTCAAG CTTCTGGTAAGTCAATTGGAACCTCTCACAGAGCAGCAGTTGATGGGTATTACCAACTTGCAACAATCCTCCCAACAAGCAGAAGACGCGTTGTCTCAAGGCATGGAAGCATTACAACAGTCCCTCGCCGAGACGTTGTCCACCGGCGCACCTTCCTCCTCTGGTTCCTCAGGGAATGTCGCAAATTACATGGGTCAAATGGCTATGGCCATGGGTAAGCTCGGGACACTCGAGGGCTTCATTCGACAG GCTGACAATCTGCGCCAGCAGACTCTACAACAAATGCACCGAATATTGACAACACGACAATCGGCTCGTGCACTCCTTGCCATACATGATTACTTTTCGCGGCTGCGTGCTCTCAGCTCCCTCTGGCTGGCCCGTCCAAGAGATTAA